In the Populus trichocarpa isolate Nisqually-1 chromosome 1, P.trichocarpa_v4.1, whole genome shotgun sequence genome, one interval contains:
- the LOC18095546 gene encoding uncharacterized protein LOC18095546 isoform X2 produces MMVTTAIHCLTLPCMPRNPSLTTNLSLSSHLKLATSRPLSNLLSHGLFSKGFLSINTIERSIRQSVVCMARRYGANTRKRKIQSRRKGGDREKKKKRRRKAARKNKDSFKIIRLVSAAGTGYVYAKRKGKRSEKLEIKKYDPVVKHHVFFKESK; encoded by the exons ATGATGGTGACAACTGCAATTCACTGCTTGACTCTTCCTTGCATGCCAAGGAATCCATCTCTCACCACcaacctttctctctcttctcatcTAAAGCTTGCAACTTCCAGGCCTCTCTCTAACCTCCTTTCTCATGGTCTCTTCTCCAAAG GTTTTCTGTCAATAAACACTATTGAGAGGTCAATTCGTCAGTCTGTTGTTTGCATGGCTAGAAGATATGGTGCCAATACTAGGAAGAGAAAG ATACAGAGCAGAAGAAAGGGTGGTGAccgagagaagaagaagaagcgtaGAAGGAAGGCAGCCAGGAAGAATAAGGATAGCTTCAAAATCATCCGGCTTGTCTCAGCAGCAGGAACTGGATATGTCTATgccaagagaaaaggaaagaggagTGAGAAGCTTGAGATTAAGAAATATGACCCTGTTGTCAAGCATCATGTTTTCTttaaagaatcaaaatga
- the LOC18095544 gene encoding uncharacterized protein LOC18095544 isoform X2, whose protein sequence is MDGEEFSMEDPSQLLQSASEFANYPGVPNDVAAKEFLDRFPLPVIINALQTKSEVPGLEATLVACLERIFKTKCGASLIPHYMPFVQVGLTADSQLVRCLACKTVSCLLKNIDETISAAQLIIDNGVYPLLLDCLINGNEQVATASMEAIEKLAGSQKGMEIVFPANNSDDMHLGNLSARCSSLGRVRVLSLIVKLFSVSRDVASAVYNSNLLSLLEAKIRDTDDTLVSLSVFELFYELAEVKHATEFLSKTTLVQLLSSTISNMSKEAILRSRAMMISGRLLSNDNIYMFIDESNLGVKAIISAIDGRLRLESQDLNECESALEALGQIGSSNQGATLLLTISPPAARHVIDAAFDKHARGKQLASLHSLANISGETRSDSNIILNGDAEESLRLLIYEAASKSSKLTPSGLFLSVLQQDSQVRLAVRIYLHNFSLIYLVHDMKF, encoded by the exons ATGGACGGAGAAGAATTCTCAATGGAAGACCCTTCACAGCTGCTCCAATCAGCCTCTGAGTTTGCTAACTATCCAG GCGTTCCAAATGACGTCGCAGCCAAGGAATTTCTTGATCGTTTTCCGCTTCCAGTCATCATCAA TGCTCTGCAAACAAAATCAGAAGTGCCTGGATTAGAAGCAACTTTAGTGGCTTGTTTAGAAAGAATCTTTAAAACTAAGTGTGGTGCATCGCTTATTCCACACTATATG CCTTTTGTGCAAGTAGGTCTGACGGCAGATTCTCAATTAGTCAGGTGTTTAGCTTGCAAAACG GTCTCTTGTCTTTTGAAGAATATTGATGAAACCATATCAGCTGCACAGCTGATTATTGACAATGGTGTATATCCGCTTTTGCTTGATTGTCTCATAAATGG AAATGAACAAGTGGCAACTGCATCAATGGAGGCAATTGAGAAATTAGCTGGCTCTCAAAAAGGCATG GAAATTGTCTTCCCTGCAAATAACAGCGATGATATGCACCTAGGAAACTTATCAGCCCGATGTTCATCACTG GGACGTGTCCGGGTATTATCTTTAATAGTGAAATTATTCTCTGTTTCTAGAGATGTGGCGTCAGCGGTTTACAACTCAAATCTGCTGAGTTTATTGGAGGCAAAAATCAGAGATACAGATGATACTCTTGTATCTCTAAGTGTTTTTGAACTCTTTTATGAG CTAGCAGAAGTAAAACATGCCACAGAATTCTTATCAAAGACCACTCTTGTCCAACTGCTCTCTTCTACAATCAG CAACATGTCAAAAGAAGCTATATTAAGATCAAGAGCAATGATGATAAGTGGAAGACTTCTCTCTAATGACAACATATACATGTTCATTGATGAATCCA ATTTAGGTGTTAAAGCCATTATATCAGCCATCGATGGAAGACTTCGGTTAGAAAGTCAAGATTTGAATGAATGTGAATCTGCCCTTGAAGCATTGGGCCAAATAGGATCAT CAAACCAAGGAGCAACACTACTACTCACAATTTCACCTCCTGCTGCTAGACATGTTATTGATGCGGCCTTTGATAAACATGCACGTGGCAAACAATTG GCTTCATTGCACTCTCTTGCAAACATCTCGGGCGAAACTCGATCTGATAGCAACATCATACTGAATGGTGATGCAGAAGAAAGCCTCCGGCTCTTGATCTATGAAGCAGCATCCAAGAGCTCAAAGCTGACACCATCa GGACTTTTCCTATCAGTTCTTCAACAAGATTCACAAGTTCGACTGGCAGTAAGAATTTATCTCCACAATTTTTCTCTCATTTACTTGGTGCACgacatgaaattttaa
- the LOC18095545 gene encoding 30S ribosomal protein S20, chloroplastic, producing the protein MATSLLSPCLGLPPKLKNLSLNSTTCSTSTFSSLSFSSSLSHSIFNKGCLSMRTTQRSIHNFSIVCESTPKKKADSAEKRTRQAEKRRVYNKARKSEVKTRMKKVLEALDDLKKKPEAQFEEVLPIEKLIAEAYSVIDKAIKVGTLHRNTGARRKSRLARRKKAVEIHHGWYSPAPAAATAS; encoded by the exons ATGGCGACTTCCCTTCTGTCTCCTTGCTTAGGCCTCCCTCCCAAACTCAAAAACCTCTCCCTTAATTCCACAACATGCTCTACGTCCACTTTCAGCTCCCTCAGTTTCTCCTCTTCCCTCTCTCACAGTATCTTCAACAAAg GGTGTTTGTCAATGAGGACAACTCAAAGATCAATTCACAATTTCTCTATTGTCTGTGAGTCGACTCCAAAGAAAAAGGCGGATTCAGCTGAAAAGAGAACTCGTCAAGCTGAGAAAAGAAGAGTTTATAATAAAGCTCGCAAGTCTGAAGTTAAAACCCGCATGAAGAAG GTCTTGGAAGCACTGGATGATCTGAAAAAGAAACCTGAAGCACAATTTGAGGAGGTCCTTCCTATTGAAAAGCTAATAGCAGAGGCATACTCGGTGATTGATAAAGCTATAAAAGTGGGAACCTTACATAGAAACACTGGCGCGCGCAGAAAGTCAAGGCTTGCCCGGAGAAAAAAGGCTGTGGAGATTCACCATGGCTGGTATAGTCCTGCTCCTGCAGCAGCAACTGCAAGTTAG
- the LOC112323826 gene encoding protein CUP-SHAPED COTYLEDON 2: MESYHHFGDGDTHLPPGFRFHPTDEELITYYLLKKVLDRNFTGRAIAEVDLNKCEPWELPGKAKMVEKEWYFFSLRDRKYPTGLRTNRATEAGYWKATGKDREIHSSKTGALVGMKKTLVFYRGRAPEGGKSNWVMHEYRLEGKFAYHYLSGCSKDEWVISRVFQKSCGGAAASSGNITKKNRFDTTINLYTEANSPSSVSLPPLLDATTTITTTTLNDRDSCSYDNHTQHEHVSCFSTIAAAAYAAANNNINFDIAQLPPPPMTDPFSTFPGNTGVNCFPSLRSIQENLQLPFLFASPASAVAVPPFHGGGAATTMNWMVNP; encoded by the exons atggAGAGCTACCACCACTTTGGCGATGGTGATACCCATTTGCCTCCTGGCTTTAGGTTTCACCCAACTGATGAGGAGCTTATCACCTACTATCTCCTCAAGAAGGTTCTTGACAGAAACTTCACTGGTAGGGCCATTGCTGAAGTTGACCTTAACAAATGTGAGCCATGGGAACTTCCAG GGAAAGCTAAGATGGTAGAGAAAGAGTGGTACTTCTTTAGTTTGAGAGATAGAAAGTACCCGACTGGGCTGAGAACTAATAGAGCCACTGAAGCTGGTTATTGGAAGGCTACAGGGAAAGACAGGGAGATTCATAGCTCAAAGACTGGTGCACTTGTAGGAATGAAGAAGACTCTGGTGTTCTACAGAGGGAGAGCCCCTGAAGGAGGTAAAAGTAACTGGGTTATGCATGAGTATCGCCTTGAAGGAAAATTTGCTTACCATTACCTCTCCGGGTGCTCTAAG GACGAGTGGGTAATCTCCCGAGTCTTTCAGAAGAGCTGCGGTGGAGCTGCTGCGAGCAGTGGAAACATCACCAAGAAAAACCGCTTCGACACCACTATCAATCTCTACACAGAAGCCAACTCCCCATCTTCAGTCTCTCTCCCTCCCCTCCTTGATGCTACCACTACCATTACCACCACAACTCTCAATGACCGTGACAGCTGCTCTTACGACAACCACACTCAGCACGAGCACGTGTCCTGTTTCTCCACCATTGCAGCTGCTGCTTATGCCGCTGCTAATAACAACATTAACTTTGATATTGCTCAACTGCCTCCACCTCCAATGACTGATCCATTCTCAACATTCCCAGGAAACACTGGTGTCAATTGCTTCCCAAGTTTGAGGTCCATTCAGGAAAATCTTCAGCTGCCCTTCCTTTTTGCCTCCCCAGCCTCTGCTGTGGCTGTACCGCCGTTTCATGGCGGTGGTGCCGCCACCACCATGAATTGGATGGTAAACCCCTGA
- the LOC18095544 gene encoding uncharacterized protein LOC18095544 isoform X1, with product MDGEEFSMEDPSQLLQSASEFANYPGVPNDVAAKEFLDRFPLPVIINALQTKSEVPGLEATLVACLERIFKTKCGASLIPHYMPFVQVGLTADSQLVRCLACKTVSCLLKNIDETISAAQLIIDNGVYPLLLDCLINGNEQVATASMEAIEKLAGSQKGMEIVFPANNSDDMHLGNLSARCSSLGRVRVLSLIVKLFSVSRDVASAVYNSNLLSLLEAKIRDTDDTLVSLSVFELFYELAEVKHATEFLSKTTLVQLLSSTISNMSKEAILRSRAMMISGRLLSNDNIYMFIDESNLGVKAIISAIDGRLRLESQDLNECESALEALGQIGSSNQGATLLLTISPPAARHVIDAAFDKHARGKQLASLHSLANISGETRSDSNIILNGDAEESLRLLIYEAASKSSKLTPSGLFLSVLQQDSQVRLAAYRVLTGLVARPWCLMEICSKQEIINIVTGPNTETTKIGMEARYKCCVAIHRAFMSSSKLTGNPALAPIAAKLQEAVSRGPYLADKIYREAQPMVVTADRF from the exons ATGGACGGAGAAGAATTCTCAATGGAAGACCCTTCACAGCTGCTCCAATCAGCCTCTGAGTTTGCTAACTATCCAG GCGTTCCAAATGACGTCGCAGCCAAGGAATTTCTTGATCGTTTTCCGCTTCCAGTCATCATCAA TGCTCTGCAAACAAAATCAGAAGTGCCTGGATTAGAAGCAACTTTAGTGGCTTGTTTAGAAAGAATCTTTAAAACTAAGTGTGGTGCATCGCTTATTCCACACTATATG CCTTTTGTGCAAGTAGGTCTGACGGCAGATTCTCAATTAGTCAGGTGTTTAGCTTGCAAAACG GTCTCTTGTCTTTTGAAGAATATTGATGAAACCATATCAGCTGCACAGCTGATTATTGACAATGGTGTATATCCGCTTTTGCTTGATTGTCTCATAAATGG AAATGAACAAGTGGCAACTGCATCAATGGAGGCAATTGAGAAATTAGCTGGCTCTCAAAAAGGCATG GAAATTGTCTTCCCTGCAAATAACAGCGATGATATGCACCTAGGAAACTTATCAGCCCGATGTTCATCACTG GGACGTGTCCGGGTATTATCTTTAATAGTGAAATTATTCTCTGTTTCTAGAGATGTGGCGTCAGCGGTTTACAACTCAAATCTGCTGAGTTTATTGGAGGCAAAAATCAGAGATACAGATGATACTCTTGTATCTCTAAGTGTTTTTGAACTCTTTTATGAG CTAGCAGAAGTAAAACATGCCACAGAATTCTTATCAAAGACCACTCTTGTCCAACTGCTCTCTTCTACAATCAG CAACATGTCAAAAGAAGCTATATTAAGATCAAGAGCAATGATGATAAGTGGAAGACTTCTCTCTAATGACAACATATACATGTTCATTGATGAATCCA ATTTAGGTGTTAAAGCCATTATATCAGCCATCGATGGAAGACTTCGGTTAGAAAGTCAAGATTTGAATGAATGTGAATCTGCCCTTGAAGCATTGGGCCAAATAGGATCAT CAAACCAAGGAGCAACACTACTACTCACAATTTCACCTCCTGCTGCTAGACATGTTATTGATGCGGCCTTTGATAAACATGCACGTGGCAAACAATTG GCTTCATTGCACTCTCTTGCAAACATCTCGGGCGAAACTCGATCTGATAGCAACATCATACTGAATGGTGATGCAGAAGAAAGCCTCCGGCTCTTGATCTATGAAGCAGCATCCAAGAGCTCAAAGCTGACACCATCa GGACTTTTCCTATCAGTTCTTCAACAAGATTCACAAGTTCGACTGGCA GCTTACCGAGTGTTAACTGGGTTGGTGGCTCGGCCATGGTGCCTGATGGAAATTTGCTCAAAGCAAGAGATAATAAATATAGTGACTGGTCCAAATactgaaacaacaaaaatag GTATGGAAGCTAGATATAAATGTTGCGTAGCAATCCACAGAGCCTTCATGTCCTCCAGTAAACTTACTGGCAACCCTGCTCTTGCTCCAATAGCTGCCAAG CTGCAGGAAGCTGTTAGTCGAGGTCCATATCTTGCAGACAAGATTTATCGTGAAGCACAACCTATGGTTGTGACAGCTGATAGATTCTAA
- the LOC18095547 gene encoding F-box protein At3g07870 gives MDHRRKKVTKTETTDLPDCLLEEILSRLPMRSPALGQCRLVCKTWLHLISETYFSKLKLESHPRMLVKTIPETYQSREIISVRIAEGVNGRTFQVERSKKLVPKMDLPTSNFELVNSCHGLLCISEGKSRNVIHVCNPVFREHITISVNRPLPFYHNSFCLGLGITNGKFEFKVLRTFCLKTNRRAPGYPRAEIYTIGTKKWRRIGNPLSCIEKLDFDTSVHGYIHWIPDQKILQFICSFNFGKEQFGQLPLPPTYDGNDARVKLGVLKDCLCVSVPEKVGSVDKFGIWVMKKYGIKQSWIQQYVIENLYPDVGRLKFYEPLIFLSTGEILISFNGEFLVCYNTTLKKLAKKSTITQTKGGIHAIAYNPSLVSLNVVARGEKVRTLPEPEKKKGDEEGKVSTLSSEIGVRFCEGERLPE, from the exons ATGGATCATAGAAGGAAGAAAGTGACAAAAACCGAAACCACCGACCTCCCGGATTGTTTGCTGGAAGAGATACTATCGAGATTGCCCATGAGGTCACCTGCCCTAGGGCAATGCAGGTTGGTTTGCAAAACTTGGCTTCACTTGATTTCAGAGACTTACTTTTCCAAACTAAAGCTTGAATCACACCCTCGCATGTTGGTGAAAACCATACCCGAAACGTACCAATCAAGAGAAATCATTTCAGTTCGGATAGCGGAAGGAGTTAATGGTAGAACTTTCCAGGTTGAGAGGTCAAAGAAGCTTGTTCCGAAAATGGACTTGCCCACTTCAAATTTTGAGTTAGTGAATTCTTGTCATGGTTTGCTTTGCATATCAGAAGGCAAATCCCGCAATGTTATTCATGTTTGCAATCCAGTTTTTCGTGAGCATATAACAATCTCGGTAAATAGACCCCTGCCGTTTTATCACAATAGTTTTTGTCTTGGACTTGGCATCACCAATGGCAAATTTGAGTTCAAAGTGTTGCGAACTTTTTGTCTTAAGACCAATAGAAGAGCTCCAGGTTACCCTAGGGCTGAGATATACACAATTGGCACGAAAAAATGGAGACGAATAGGAAATCCTCTTTCTTGCATTGAAAAACTGGATTTTGATACTTCTGTGCATGGTTATATCCACTGGATTCCTGATCAAAAAATTTTGCagtttatttgttcttttaacTTTGGAAAAGAGCAGTTTGGGCAATTGCCATTACCTCCTACATATGATGGAAATGATGCCAGGGTAAAGTTGGGAGTTTTGAAAGATTGTCTATGTGTGAGTGTTCCTGAGAAGGTTGGCAGTGTTGATAAATTTGGCATATGGGTTATGAAGAAGTATGGCATCAAGCAGTCCTGGATCCAACAGTATGTGATTGAAAACCTCTATCCAGACGTTGGCCGCTTGAAATTTTATGAACCCTTAATTTTCTTGAGCACTGGCGAAATCTTGATATCATTCAATGGTGAATTCTTAGTCTGCTACAACACAACACTGAAAAAGCTTGCGAAGAAGAGTACAATAACTCAAACTAAGGGAGGTATCCATGCGATTGCATATAATCCAAGTTTAGTTTCACTCAACGTTGTTGCAAGAGGAGAAAAAGTGCGGACACTGCCAGAGCCAGAG AAAAAGAAAGGTGATGAAGAGGGAAAAGTTTCAACCCTTTCATCTGAGATCGGAGTCAGATTCTGTGAAGGTGAGAGGTTACCAGAGTAA
- the LOC18095546 gene encoding uncharacterized protein LOC18095546 isoform X1: MMVTTAIHCLTLPCMPRNPSLTTNLSLSSHLKLATSRPLSNLLSHGLFSKGFLSINTIERSIRQSVVCMARRYGANTRKRKVLSWTIAELVSSFLFLLFLRSCLFSFKYRAEERVVTERRRRSVEGRQPGRIRIASKSSGLSQQQELDMSMPREKERGVRSLRLRNMTLLSSIMFSLKNQNEYSEKSL; the protein is encoded by the exons ATGATGGTGACAACTGCAATTCACTGCTTGACTCTTCCTTGCATGCCAAGGAATCCATCTCTCACCACcaacctttctctctcttctcatcTAAAGCTTGCAACTTCCAGGCCTCTCTCTAACCTCCTTTCTCATGGTCTCTTCTCCAAAG GTTTTCTGTCAATAAACACTATTGAGAGGTCAATTCGTCAGTCTGTTGTTTGCATGGCTAGAAGATATGGTGCCAATACTAGGAAGAGAAAG GTGCTTTCTTGGACGATTGCAGAGTTGGTTTCCAGTTTCTTATTTCTTCTGTTCTTGAGAAGCTGCCTCTTCTCTTTTAA ATACAGAGCAGAAGAAAGGGTGGTGAccgagagaagaagaagaagcgtaGAAGGAAGGCAGCCAGGAAGAATAAGGATAGCTTCAAAATCATCCGGCTTGTCTCAGCAGCAGGAACTGGATATGTCTATgccaagagaaaaggaaagaggagTGAGAAGCTTGAGATTAAGAAATATGACCCTGTTGTCAAGCATCATGTTTTCTttaaagaatcaaaatgaaTACAGTGAGAAGAGTCTttaa